One genomic window of Paraburkholderia phytofirmans PsJN includes the following:
- a CDS encoding MarR family winged helix-turn-helix transcriptional regulator codes for MVSKKRHGPDELTKRELQELSDFRYQLRRFLHFSEEIVHAEGITPLQYMLLLHIGGFAGRDWATVGELAERLQASPHGTVALVSRCEAAGLVARRPSVEDRRQVEVHLLKKGRQCLGRLALLHKTEIQSFGWAFKSDADTP; via the coding sequence ATGGTTTCAAAAAAACGCCACGGCCCTGACGAGCTGACCAAGAGGGAGCTGCAGGAGTTATCCGATTTCCGCTATCAGCTGAGGCGTTTCCTGCATTTCTCGGAAGAAATAGTGCACGCAGAGGGCATCACACCGTTGCAGTATATGTTGCTGCTGCATATCGGCGGCTTCGCGGGCCGGGACTGGGCGACCGTCGGGGAACTGGCGGAGCGGCTGCAGGCGTCTCCGCACGGAACAGTGGCGCTCGTTTCCCGTTGTGAGGCGGCCGGCCTTGTTGCGCGCAGGCCAAGCGTAGAAGACCGGCGGCAGGTGGAGGTGCACCTGTTAAAGAAGGGCCGGCAGTGTCTAGGGAGGCTCGCGCTGCTGCACAAGACCGAGATCCAGTCCTTTGGATGGGCTTTCAAGTCTGACGCCGACACGCCTTGA
- a CDS encoding DUF1840 domain-containing protein → MLVTFRSPASPDVIMLKNLAQYLLGLIGKHLETIGVIQHAELSRAINRLETAISEEAQADVALESLYHVPDAHGHTTGEDHRGLAQRAWPLLDMMREASRQNVDIIWGL, encoded by the coding sequence ATGCTGGTTACTTTCCGTTCACCGGCCTCGCCCGACGTAATCATGCTCAAGAATCTCGCCCAGTATCTGCTGGGACTTATCGGCAAGCATCTGGAGACTATAGGAGTCATTCAGCACGCTGAACTGTCCCGGGCAATTAATCGGTTGGAGACCGCGATCTCTGAAGAAGCACAGGCGGATGTCGCACTCGAATCGCTCTATCACGTGCCAGATGCGCATGGCCACACGACGGGCGAAGATCACCGGGGCCTTGCTCAGCGGGCGTGGCCACTGCTCGATATGATGCGTGAAGCGAGCCGACAGAATGTTGATATTATTTGGGGGCTCTAG
- a CDS encoding universal stress protein gives MAPFDRILLCYDGTPEGQRALRCGAALARHLDAETHLLAILDLAWWPAGYDAFSSMKFDIDENAARQILQEGIAKLQSWGVSATAHSAVGDATEQISNLANSLSADLIVIGHRHGGFVTRWLAGGSHLALLDRVSCGVLFEVID, from the coding sequence ATGGCGCCGTTCGACCGGATTCTTCTTTGTTATGACGGGACGCCCGAAGGGCAGCGGGCATTACGTTGCGGCGCTGCACTGGCCAGGCACCTCGATGCCGAGACGCACCTTTTGGCCATTCTTGATCTGGCATGGTGGCCAGCAGGCTACGACGCGTTTTCGTCTATGAAATTCGACATTGATGAAAATGCCGCGAGGCAAATACTGCAGGAAGGTATCGCAAAGCTGCAGTCATGGGGGGTAAGCGCAACGGCGCATTCTGCGGTGGGCGATGCGACCGAACAGATTTCAAATCTTGCCAATTCCTTGAGCGCGGATCTGATTGTGATTGGCCACCGACACGGAGGATTTGTGACGCGCTGGCTGGCTGGCGGAAGTCATCTGGCGCTGCTGGACCGTGTATCGTGTGGCGTGCTGTTTGAAGTCATCGACTAG
- a CDS encoding YfdX family protein: protein MFNSGMKRTAILVAAFATCACSFASANAAQPSATPVSDIGRLSAKGSQAFQDIQQARLAIFSGRPAQATKLVKEAQASMNAAQADDTAFLKAESDLKTPPSMKYQSSSAKSTTPVSWLPVGADVTVTDDFAARPSQAKAVASANEQLKSGRPGAAMKVLKLADVNVSYTMAVVPLKQTIADVDKAAGLLSMDKYYEANQTLKEVQDSVRYDWVDLKALPQPVHAVAKNDIAGPASGTMAK from the coding sequence ATGTTCAATTCAGGCATGAAACGCACGGCAATACTCGTCGCCGCATTTGCAACGTGCGCCTGCAGCTTCGCAAGCGCGAATGCCGCGCAACCCTCCGCCACGCCCGTGTCTGACATCGGACGGCTCTCGGCTAAAGGTAGTCAGGCATTCCAGGACATCCAGCAGGCGCGACTGGCGATATTCAGTGGCCGTCCAGCTCAGGCGACAAAGCTGGTCAAGGAAGCACAGGCGTCGATGAACGCAGCACAGGCGGATGACACCGCGTTTCTGAAAGCAGAGTCAGATCTCAAGACACCACCGTCCATGAAATACCAGTCGAGTTCCGCGAAAAGTACCACACCGGTTTCCTGGCTGCCGGTCGGCGCGGATGTGACGGTCACTGACGACTTCGCCGCCAGACCATCCCAGGCCAAGGCCGTCGCATCCGCAAATGAGCAGTTGAAGAGCGGCAGGCCAGGCGCCGCCATGAAGGTACTCAAACTGGCCGATGTCAACGTGTCCTATACGATGGCGGTCGTGCCGCTCAAGCAGACCATCGCCGACGTCGACAAGGCGGCAGGCCTGCTGTCGATGGACAAGTACTACGAAGCCAATCAGACGTTGAAAGAGGTCCAGGATAGCGTCCGCTATGACTGGGTGGATCTGAAAGCGCTTCCGCAACCGGTCCACGCGGTGGCCAAAAATGATATCGCCGGCCCGGCTTCCGGAACAATGGCCAAATAA
- a CDS encoding glycoside hydrolase family 15 protein: MSKLIEDYALLGDGETAALVGKDGSIDWLCWPRFDDDACFAALLGTNDHGHWSLSPAGEVTGQSRRYQEDTLIMETDFQTADGEVRIIDFMPVRKTFSSLVRIVAGLRGTVKVRSTLRLRFDYGALPPWSVADGDDMIAKVGPNLVALRSPLRLHVTSDSTVANFDVSQGQRIAFVLSYARSEDGPPEPVDAEAALISTQHFWRGWIGRFDNSKTDWPFQVRRSLITLKALIHRRSGGLVAAPTTSLPEAPGGEMNWDYRYCWLRDASFTLTALLNAGYHEEAEGWRNWLLRAIAGSPDNMRIMYRVDGARHLPEWTVDTLPGYRFAKPVRIGNAASSQHQLDVYGELLDCLDLAGRGGVPSSDQEFAIEQRLVEHLETIWQTVGSGVWESRAEPRHYTYSKVMVWVAFDRFVSRHSRSNLVSREVLDRITALRQTLHDEICREGWNEGLGTFTQHYGSQALDASLLLLPLVGFLPVGDPRMDSTIATIERELSEGGLIRREKPNADGPKEGAFLACSGWMAECMKLQGRDREAREQFERLLAAANDVGLLAEEYNVPGGHLAGNFPQALTHLAIVNAALALSGPTLQRGGRSCGF, from the coding sequence GTGAGCAAGCTGATTGAGGATTATGCCCTGCTGGGCGACGGCGAGACCGCTGCGCTAGTGGGTAAGGACGGTTCGATCGACTGGTTATGCTGGCCGCGTTTTGACGACGACGCATGTTTTGCGGCGCTGCTCGGGACAAACGACCACGGTCATTGGTCGCTTTCACCCGCCGGCGAAGTGACCGGCCAAAGCCGCCGCTATCAGGAAGATACGCTGATCATGGAAACAGACTTCCAGACGGCGGATGGCGAGGTGAGAATCATAGATTTCATGCCGGTGCGCAAGACTTTTTCGTCGCTTGTACGTATCGTTGCCGGTTTGCGGGGAACCGTGAAGGTGCGCAGCACCTTACGCCTGCGTTTCGACTACGGCGCGTTGCCCCCATGGAGTGTTGCCGACGGCGACGACATGATAGCGAAGGTCGGCCCAAATCTCGTTGCGTTGCGCTCGCCGCTAAGGCTGCACGTGACTTCCGACTCGACCGTTGCAAATTTCGACGTCTCGCAAGGACAACGAATTGCTTTTGTCCTGAGTTACGCCCGTTCGGAAGACGGGCCACCAGAGCCTGTAGACGCAGAAGCAGCGCTCATCTCGACCCAGCATTTCTGGCGCGGCTGGATTGGCCGTTTTGATAATTCGAAAACGGACTGGCCGTTTCAGGTCCGGCGCTCCCTGATAACACTCAAGGCATTGATTCACCGGCGCAGCGGTGGTCTGGTCGCCGCGCCTACCACGTCGCTTCCCGAAGCGCCTGGCGGCGAAATGAACTGGGACTATCGCTACTGCTGGCTGCGCGATGCAAGTTTTACCCTCACAGCGTTACTGAATGCCGGCTACCACGAAGAAGCGGAGGGCTGGCGAAACTGGTTACTTCGCGCCATTGCAGGCTCGCCCGATAACATGCGGATCATGTATCGTGTTGACGGCGCACGGCACCTGCCCGAGTGGACCGTAGACACGCTGCCTGGTTACCGTTTTGCGAAACCTGTGCGAATCGGCAATGCGGCATCGTCGCAGCATCAGCTCGATGTCTATGGAGAACTGCTTGACTGCCTCGATCTTGCCGGGAGGGGCGGGGTCCCGTCGTCGGACCAGGAATTCGCTATTGAACAGAGGCTCGTCGAGCATCTCGAGACAATCTGGCAGACGGTCGGCTCGGGAGTGTGGGAGTCGCGAGCGGAGCCACGCCATTACACTTATTCGAAAGTCATGGTATGGGTTGCATTCGACCGCTTCGTGAGTCGCCACTCGAGGAGCAATCTCGTTAGTCGTGAAGTGCTGGACCGGATCACAGCGCTGCGGCAGACGTTGCACGACGAGATCTGCCGTGAAGGCTGGAATGAGGGTCTCGGCACGTTCACGCAACACTACGGTTCTCAGGCGCTGGACGCCAGTCTTCTTCTGCTGCCACTCGTCGGCTTTCTTCCCGTCGGCGATCCCCGGATGGACTCGACGATTGCAACGATTGAACGCGAGCTCTCGGAGGGAGGGCTGATTCGACGCGAGAAGCCCAACGCAGATGGACCAAAAGAGGGCGCGTTCCTGGCTTGCTCGGGCTGGATGGCGGAATGCATGAAGCTTCAGGGCCGCGACAGGGAGGCGCGGGAGCAGTTCGAGCGTCTGCTCGCAGCCGCCAACGATGTGGGCCTGCTGGCAGAAGAGTACAACGTGCCCGGCGGTCATCTGGCTGGAAATTTTCCGCAAGCCTTGACCCACCTCGCCATTGTGAACGCCGCACTCGCTCTCAGTGGCCCCACGTTGCAGCGCGGTGGCCGGTCCTGCGGCTTTTGA
- a CDS encoding SDR family oxidoreductase — protein MSKVVVVTGAGAGVGRATVAEFARHGYDVALLSRDKGRLDHAAADLKASYGVRGLGIQTDVADADAVEAAASLAERELGPIDVWVNVAMATVFAPVSKLTAQEFERGTKVTYLGQVHGTMAALSRMRTRNRGTIVNVGSALGYRSVPLQSIYCGAKFAVRGFTDALRSEIIHDGLDVHLTTVDLPAVNTPQFDWALNKMGKKAQPVAPIYEPEVAARAIFFAATHRRREVWVGFPTVKAILANRIAPGLIDRYLASAGYKGQLTDEPLAPDAPANLFEPVSGDYGAHGRFDSRSRTTSWEMFTNRHRNAFLAVTGVAILGGISVLIGRKREK, from the coding sequence ATGTCCAAGGTTGTCGTGGTGACAGGAGCCGGTGCAGGTGTCGGACGTGCAACCGTCGCGGAGTTCGCGCGGCACGGATATGACGTCGCTTTGCTGTCACGTGATAAAGGCCGGCTCGACCATGCCGCTGCGGACCTGAAAGCGTCGTATGGCGTACGGGGCCTCGGCATACAGACGGACGTGGCCGATGCCGACGCTGTCGAGGCGGCCGCCTCGCTGGCCGAGCGGGAGCTTGGACCAATCGATGTCTGGGTCAACGTTGCAATGGCCACGGTGTTTGCGCCGGTCTCGAAGCTTACCGCGCAGGAGTTTGAACGGGGCACCAAGGTCACTTACTTAGGCCAGGTGCACGGCACGATGGCGGCACTTTCGCGCATGCGCACCAGAAACCGCGGGACGATTGTCAACGTTGGCTCGGCACTGGGATATCGATCAGTGCCGCTCCAGTCGATCTATTGCGGAGCCAAGTTCGCCGTGCGCGGCTTTACGGATGCACTGCGGTCCGAAATCATTCATGACGGACTGGACGTCCACTTGACGACGGTTGACCTGCCCGCTGTCAATACCCCGCAATTTGATTGGGCGTTAAACAAGATGGGGAAAAAGGCGCAGCCAGTGGCGCCTATTTATGAACCGGAAGTGGCCGCGCGAGCCATTTTCTTTGCGGCAACACACCGGCGCCGTGAGGTCTGGGTGGGGTTTCCCACCGTCAAAGCGATCCTCGCGAATCGCATCGCTCCAGGGCTAATCGACAGGTATCTCGCAAGCGCCGGCTACAAGGGGCAGCTTACTGATGAACCACTCGCCCCCGATGCCCCTGCCAACCTCTTTGAACCTGTGTCTGGCGACTATGGTGCTCACGGCCGTTTTGACAGCCGGTCGAGGACGACAAGCTGGGAAATGTTTACCAACAGGCATCGCAACGCTTTCTTGGCGGTGACGGGTGTCGCAATACTGGGCGGGATTAGCGTCCTGATTGGCAGGAAACGCGAGAAATAA
- the petA gene encoding ubiquinol-cytochrome c reductase iron-sulfur subunit: MESVQFPHEDINRRQWLVATSIAGGIAGVATLLPFVASMEPSEKSRAAGAPVTVDISRLPPGAMATVAWRGVPVFLVNRTPAMLRAVVTPNSMVADPSTERPFSMPMPDYCKNEYRSRADHQNLLVVVGVCTHLGCTPRPRFEAGPQPNLPDNWPGGFLCPCHGSTYDLAGRVFKDKPTPQNLDVPRFRFTSLTTVIVGEDERGEA, translated from the coding sequence ATGGAATCTGTTCAATTTCCGCATGAAGACATCAACCGCCGCCAGTGGCTGGTCGCTACTTCAATCGCAGGCGGAATTGCTGGCGTTGCAACCCTGTTGCCTTTTGTCGCCTCGATGGAACCATCGGAGAAAAGCAGAGCTGCAGGTGCGCCCGTCACGGTTGATATCAGTCGGCTGCCGCCGGGAGCCATGGCCACGGTCGCGTGGCGCGGAGTGCCCGTTTTTCTCGTCAATCGCACACCGGCAATGCTCAGAGCAGTCGTCACCCCAAACTCCATGGTCGCTGATCCGTCGACAGAGCGGCCTTTCTCGATGCCGATGCCTGACTACTGCAAAAACGAATATCGCTCGCGCGCCGACCATCAGAACCTTCTTGTCGTCGTGGGCGTTTGTACCCATCTCGGGTGCACGCCGCGTCCGCGCTTCGAGGCAGGTCCACAGCCGAACTTGCCGGATAACTGGCCGGGCGGATTTTTATGCCCATGTCACGGCTCGACGTACGACCTGGCCGGCCGCGTGTTTAAAGACAAGCCCACACCGCAGAATCTTGACGTGCCGCGTTTCAGGTTCACGTCATTGACAACGGTCATAGTGGGCGAAGACGAGCGAGGAGAAGCGTAG